From Geotalea uraniireducens Rf4:
GCATAACCGTGGCGATCATGGAAGTCCCCTGCTGCCGCGGCCTGGATGTGATGGTCAGGCAGTCGCTCCAGCAGTCCGGCAAGGAGATCCCGCTTGAAACCGTCATCGTCGGGGTGAACGGCGAAAGGAGGAATTGACCATGAAAAGGGACATCACACAGACGCTCGTCCGCGAGCACCGGCTGATCCTCCGCATGCTGGCCGTTTTAGAGCGTAACGCTCTGGCCACCGGCGCAGGAACATACTCCAACTACCGCTTTTACCTGGACGGGGTCGATTTCATCAGAAATTATGCCGACCGCTTCCACCATGCCAAGGAAGAGGACGTGCTCTTCGAGGCGCTGGTGAAAAACGGCATGCCCAGGGAAAACAGCCCGGTGGCTGCCATGCTGATGGAACATGAGCAGGGGAGGGCCTACGTGAAGGCCATGGAACTGGCGGCGTTGCTTGCCCTGTCGGGTGAGCCGGGTCAGGATGGGACTATTGCGGAAAACGCCCTCGCTTACGTGGAGCTTTTGAAAGAGCATATCGCCAAGGAGGACGACATCCTCTATCCCTTGGCCGAGCGGCTCATACCCGATGCGGCTCGCGATGCCGTCATTGCCGGTTACGAGGCTGCCGAGGCCCGATCAACGGACGGTTTTGAGAGAAGGTATGATAAGATTGTCGCTGATTATGAGCGTGAGGGGGCCTGTTAGTGTAGTTCCTCTCCTGTCGTGGTCATCACCAGCTTCCCATGTTTTACCCCTTTTACCCCGATCAGTTCATCGGCAATCTGCTTCACCTCACGGGCTTTGCCCCGCACAACCAGGACCTCCAGGCAGTTGTGGGCATCAAGGTGCACGTGAAGGGCAGAGATGATCTGGTCATGGTGAGTATGCTGATGCTCGGTCAGCTTGTCGGACAGGTCCCGCACGTGATGATTATAGACAAGGGTGACGGTGCCGACGGTCTCCTCTTCTCCCGCTTCCCATTTCAGTTCCACCAGCGATGCGCGGATCAGGTCCCGAATCGCCTCGGAGCGGTTCATGTACCCCTTCTGATCGATCAGCTTGTCGAAGCTCTCCAAAAGTGTCTCGTCGATTGATATGCCGAATCTAATGGTCTCTCCCATCTTTTGCTCCTCTGATCTTGAATCATCAATTTGTCAAATATTAGATGATTCGGGAGCAAAAACAAACATAAAATGTGTGAGGCACAAATCAGGACAGGTGCGGGATTGCCACTAACTCGACTACAGCGGTTATCATCAACAGGTTCTGATATCGTTTCATGCCTACACCTCCTTTCCTGGCACAACATTCATCTCCTGCAATTCCCTGAGGTTGAAGCGGGCCAGGGAACTAAAGGAGCTTGACGTTCATCCATATCTGTGCCTACCGCAGTTGGAACTGTACCGGCATGACGATCTCTGCAGCCGCGGGTGGTCTCGGGAAGGGTGCAACGCTTTTGACCGTTTCCATGGCACTGTTATCCAGCGCAGGATAGCCACTGCTCTCTTTGACTTGAATAGAGCGGACGCTGCCGTCTTCAGCGACTATGAACACAAGCACTACTCTGCCGCTCCACCCCATCCGTCTGGCTACCAGAGGATAAGAGAGCCGTTTTACGATCAGGTCGCGGATATAAGTAAAATGCTCATTGAGATATCTTTGCTGGGCCTTTTCAGGAGTCATCCCGCCACCACTTGTCTGTGCTGTCCGTGGCGCAGCAGCGACAACTGGTATCCCCTGGTTTGTGGAAACCTGCCTGGACACATTTTCCGTTACAGTTCTGCTAGCCAGAGGTGCAGATGGTGTCGGTGCTGCATTCTGGCTGACAACCGGGGTCGGCTGAGACTCCGGTTGTGTCTGCGCCTGCTTTCGTGGTGTCGGCTGCGCTGCGACAGCCGGCAGCTTTTGGGGGGCAATCGGCTGTTTGGGAGCGGCAACCGGCGGCGTTGATTTTCCCCGGAGCTGCTCAGGACGCGGAGATGAGCCGAGGGTAAAATCAATGCTGACCGGCGGGGTGTGCTTGACTCTGTTTACAGTAAATTCCAGCATCAGTGCCAGCATCCCCAGATGCACGGCGAGAGAGGCCATACACCATTTAGCCATATGTGCATCACTCCTTGCTGTCTGTAGACGGGGCATACAATAGGTTCTCCGATCATCTGTTTTTCCGGAAACCTGTTGCCACCAGCCCCAGCACGACAATAAATCCCAGTATGAACAACCAGGGGATCGGGGCCGATGCCGCGCCGGCCGCCGGTTTACCGCTTTCCTGCATTTCAAACCCTTCAACCTGTTTGCCCTGCGTCGCTTTGCCGCTCGTCCCTTGGGTTGCGGCCTGCTGCGCAGACTTCTGCGCCGCCTGCTGCCGTCCCTGTTTGCCGTTCTTCCCGGCATCGGGCTGTTTCATGTTCTGTAGCGCTTGCTCGAAACCGGAAACCAGCGATTTCAGCCCCGGCACCGATAACAGGGTTGTGGTTGTGAACTTCGTCAACTGCGGGTTGTTGCAGGTATGGTCGCAACAGGCAAGACCGACCTCTTGAACCGATTTGGCGTATTCCTCGGCCAGTTTCTCGACTATTTTCTGATCCGGCTTCCAGTACTGCTTGCGCACTGTCTCCAGCATACGTGCGACGACAGACTGGTAGGCCCACATATTCTTGGCCTGGCGGAACATGTCCTTGATTCCCAGACCGTTTCTGTCAAGCACATATGTTTCATGCATCTCCTGCCACTTGGCGCTGTCCACCGTCTCCGGCACCGTCACCTGCCATCCCCAAAGATGTTCCGTCACCTTGTCGATGAAGCGCGCTCCGGCGTACCCATCCTTCATCATGGCCTTGATCCACTCCGGATTGAGATAGCGGGAACGCATCTCCTGCCCCATCACTTTCTCCAATGTTTCCTGTTTTGCCTTGTTCGGATTGGTCATGTCGGTGACGTAAACCTCGGGAGTCGCGCCGTTCACGGCGCGGACCGCCATGGCGGTGCCCCCCAGATACTGGTAGAAGTCGTCCGTATCCAGTATGCCGATGGTGTTGGTGGAACGGCTGTGGATTGCAATCTTGCTGCCGGTGAGGGCGTTTTTGAACAGCGCCGTGCCGATCTCCTGCCCCTTATGTTCCACCTTTTCGCCCCAGAAACCTTGGCCAAAGGGATGACCCATGCGCATGAAATAGACGTCTACCACCTGTTTTTCGTTATCCCACTTGTCGGAAGCAACGATCACCTTGTCTAAGCCGGTGCCGTACGTGCCGGGTGGTTCGGTAAATATGCGCACCGATGCCAGCCGACCGGCCTTTTCCTCCGCCATACCTTTATCGAGTAATATCTGCTTGGTACGTCTGGTATTGGATCTGATCAGGTTATCTTCTTCATCCTGATCACGTGCAACCGTCACCGCGCTGTCCAAGAGCGCCATCAGGTTGGCGAACAGGTCGCGGTACAGGCCGGAAGGAACGATGGTGACGTCAATCCGGCCACGCCCCAGCTCTTGCCTCGGAATCGGCTCGACCCCCTTGACCCGTCCCCGCTCGTCCCACTGGGGGCGTACCCCCATCAGATACATGATCTGTGACTCCATCACCCCTTCATGACGGATGGTTTCAGTAGCCCAGATATTGAAGGTCAGTTTGTCGGGGTATGCTTCATGGCGCTTTTTGTACCCCTCGATCAGCTCCTGGGCCAGTTTTGTTCCGGTCGCATAGGTGCCCGGAGAGGGGACACGGGTCGGATCAAACGCATAGAAGTTCTTGCCGGTGGGGAGTGAGTCCGGATTGCGAATCGGATCGTTGCCGGTGCCGGACGGGATGTATTTCCCCGCCAGGGCGGCCACAAAAG
This genomic window contains:
- a CDS encoding hemerythrin domain-containing protein; its protein translation is MKRDITQTLVREHRLILRMLAVLERNALATGAGTYSNYRFYLDGVDFIRNYADRFHHAKEEDVLFEALVKNGMPRENSPVAAMLMEHEQGRAYVKAMELAALLALSGEPGQDGTIAENALAYVELLKEHIAKEDDILYPLAERLIPDAARDAVIAGYEAAEARSTDGFERRYDKIVADYEREGAC
- the nikR gene encoding nickel-responsive transcriptional regulator NikR, with protein sequence MGETIRFGISIDETLLESFDKLIDQKGYMNRSEAIRDLIRASLVELKWEAGEEETVGTVTLVYNHHVRDLSDKLTEHQHTHHDQIISALHVHLDAHNCLEVLVVRGKAREVKQIADELIGVKGVKHGKLVMTTTGEELH
- a CDS encoding energy transducer TonB, translating into MAKWCMASLAVHLGMLALMLEFTVNRVKHTPPVSIDFTLGSSPRPEQLRGKSTPPVAAPKQPIAPQKLPAVAAQPTPRKQAQTQPESQPTPVVSQNAAPTPSAPLASRTVTENVSRQVSTNQGIPVVAAAPRTAQTSGGGMTPEKAQQRYLNEHFTYIRDLIVKRLSYPLVARRMGWSGRVVLVFIVAEDGSVRSIQVKESSGYPALDNSAMETVKSVAPFPRPPAAAEIVMPVQFQLR